The proteins below come from a single Miscanthus floridulus cultivar M001 chromosome 1, ASM1932011v1, whole genome shotgun sequence genomic window:
- the LOC136477639 gene encoding F-box/FBD/LRR-repeat protein At1g16930-like, with protein MEEQEDRISLLPDCLVGHILYLLPPKAAARTMVLSRRWSNVWPSLPLDLNLDSPNSDVDFLSAESITSILSSHRGPIRCFCVTTDAGFGTRAWLRTLAQKRLDDTLILRWASDLEQPTLPANLLGSAGVNLRHLVLHCCRLGGPGNTRSPVPILPRLDFLYLSNVLISEAALHSMIQVCPVIRELHLFMIDGLRLISFHSHTLKILYVSVPRVPLDEFSDQHMPNLERVTFEFVNLWRIPAFTIDSGKKVRELALKLPTLDSPHLSIISNQRRLFFITSLVFGMKFADGEELRRGVHILGLFPRLQRLEIRCFNFGTPNAQDFGDWDSLLETTILPMKHLRHIIFNGYCGTIGENEFARYLMCKAESLTSMEINHAVDWSLQDINYQKESICSRDKACHLCFMRSKDSDTMRRNIAQFMHGVAFN; from the exons ATGGAAGAGCAAGAGGATCGCATCAGCCTCCTCCCTGactgcttggttgggcacatcctCTACCTTCTCCCACCTAAGGCTGCCGCCCGCACCATGGTGCTTTCCCGCCGCTGGTCAAACGTATGGCCCTCGCTGCCGCTAGATCTCAATCTCGACTCCCCCAATTCCGATGTCGACTTTCTGAGCGCCGAGTCTATTACATCTATTCTTTCTTCCCACCGTGGGCCTATCCGCTGCTTCTGTGTGACTACAGATGCCGGCTTTGGCACCCGCGCCTGGCTTAGAACCCTAGCGCAGAAGCGCCTCGATGACACCCTAATCTTGCGGTGGGCATCCGATCTAGAGCAACCCACTCTGCCCGCCAACTTGCTGGGCAGCGCTGGGGTTAATCTACGCCATCTAGTTCTGCACTGCTGCCGGCTTGGTGGCCCTGGGAATACCCGTTCCCCTGTGCCAATCTTACCCCGCCTTGATTTTCTATACTTGTCCAATGTTCTTATCTCTGAGGCTGCTCTTCACAGCATGATTCAAGTCTGTCCTGTGATCCGCGAGCTACATCTATTTATGATCGATGGACTCCGCCTAATTTCCTTTCACTCGCACACCCTGAAAATCTTGTACGTCAGTGTGCCCCGTGTTCCTCTCGATGAATTCTCCGATCAGCACATGCCAAATCTTGAAAGGGTGACTTTTGAATTTGTCAATCTGTGGCGGATACCAGCCTTCACTATTGACTCTGGTAAAAAGGTCCGAGAGCTTGCCCTCAAGCTTCCTACGTTGGACTCACCGCACCTTAGTATTATTTCTAATCAG AGACGTCTATTCTTTATAACGTCACTTGTTTTTGGTATGAAATTTGCTGATGGTGAAGAATTGAGGAGAGGAGTGCACATCTTAGGCTTATTTCCGCGTTTACAACGACTTGAGATTAGG TGTTTTAACTTTGGCACACCGAATGCTCAAGATTTTGGAGATTGGGATTCACTTTTAGAGACAACCATTCTTCCGATGAAACATCTAAGACACATAATATTTAATGGTTATTGTGGCACCATtggagagaatgaatttgcaagaTATCTGATGTGTAAAGCAGAGTCGTTGACTTCTATGGAAATTAATCATGCTGTTGATTGGAGTTTACAAgatatcaattatcaaaaagagtCAATATGCAGCAGGGACAAGGCGTGTCATCTTTGTTTTATGAGAAGTAAGGATTCAGATACTATGCGAAGAAACATAGCTCAATTTATGCATGGCGTGGCTTTCAATTGA